In the Sinorhizobium arboris LMG 14919 genome, one interval contains:
- a CDS encoding OmpA family protein: protein MSIRSRLFATVALPVLSASLMIQPAFADSLAAPFEVAQEGAEQSPEDLLLLKRKRRQAEEESQGQAQEQQPQAEEEAPRRKKRQQQAEEQQPAAEERAPQQAEEEAPRRKKRQQQAEEQQPAAEERAPQQAEEEAPRRKKRQQQAEEQQPAAEESAPQQAEEEAPRRKKRQQQAEEQQPAAEESAPQQAEEEAPRRKKRQQQAEEQQPAAEESAPQQAEEEAPTRRKRQQQAEEQQPAAEESVPQQAEEEAPTRRKRQQQAEEQRQTDEQKAAEQPRAEPEGGATAEQPATEAPAEQTGEGERQPLPGAEQPATAEQQREQPEGQPAPEVVDERTTEEKQKIAEDPAASDETVVLPVERGAAVLDSDKDADIAGGNQGREARRKQREELRAKQESVEPPADDASAQAAIPAEVREEIPQKIEAALSEEGERVEEAPTFAVPQTTNIVNNTIINNTVNNTTINNITENNVTEVRVVEEVDNRVILGVGDRIFVRGDDRPRLRLNSEESYYENLSRGRVRETIVRPGGYRIVTIYNQYGDILTRTRVDRDGNEYVMMYAPEYEEDRPTIVDVGYDLPPMRLTIPVDEYIVDVAEDPDRDYYEFLSEPPVERVERVYTIDEVRHSARLRDKVRRVDLDTITFATGSAEVSMSQAKTMRKVAEAMNKILDKDPGETFFIEGHTDAVGSDQSNLVLSDERAESVAVLLTEVYGIPAENLVTQGYGERFLKIRTDGPEQENRRVTIRRVTPLVRPVAQR, encoded by the coding sequence ATGTCGATTCGATCCAGACTTTTCGCAACAGTGGCCTTGCCCGTACTTTCGGCTTCCCTGATGATTCAGCCGGCGTTCGCTGACAGCTTGGCCGCACCGTTCGAAGTCGCTCAGGAAGGTGCGGAACAGTCGCCCGAGGATCTGCTGTTGCTGAAGCGCAAGCGGCGCCAGGCCGAGGAGGAGTCCCAGGGACAGGCGCAGGAGCAACAGCCGCAGGCCGAAGAAGAGGCACCTAGACGCAAGAAGCGCCAGCAGCAAGCCGAAGAGCAGCAGCCGGCGGCCGAAGAGCGCGCCCCGCAGCAGGCCGAGGAAGAGGCCCCGAGACGCAAGAAGCGCCAGCAGCAGGCCGAAGAGCAGCAGCCGGCGGCCGAAGAGCGCGCCCCGCAGCAGGCCGAGGAAGAGGCCCCGAGACGCAAGAAGCGCCAGCAGCAGGCCGAAGAGCAGCAGCCGGCGGCTGAGGAGAGCGCCCCGCAGCAGGCCGAGGAAGAGGCCCCGAGACGCAAGAAGCGCCAGCAGCAGGCCGAAGAGCAGCAGCCGGCAGCCGAGGAGAGCGCCCCGCAGCAGGCCGAGGAAGAGGCCCCGAGACGCAAGAAGCGTCAGCAGCAGGCCGAAGAGCAGCAGCCGGCAGCCGAGGAGAGCGCCCCGCAGCAGGCCGAGGAAGAGGCTCCGACGCGCAGGAAGCGCCAGCAGCAGGCGGAAGAGCAGCAGCCGGCGGCCGAGGAGAGCGTCCCGCAGCAGGCCGAGGAAGAGGCCCCGACGCGCAGGAAGCGTCAGCAGCAGGCCGAAGAGCAGCGCCAAACGGACGAACAGAAGGCCGCCGAACAGCCGCGTGCCGAACCTGAAGGCGGTGCAACCGCTGAGCAGCCCGCGACGGAGGCGCCTGCCGAACAGACCGGCGAGGGCGAGCGGCAGCCGCTACCAGGCGCCGAACAACCGGCAACAGCAGAGCAGCAGCGTGAGCAGCCCGAAGGTCAACCGGCTCCCGAAGTCGTCGACGAGCGCACGACGGAAGAGAAGCAGAAGATCGCTGAGGATCCGGCAGCCTCAGACGAGACCGTCGTGCTTCCGGTGGAGAGGGGCGCAGCTGTCCTTGATAGCGACAAGGACGCCGACATCGCCGGTGGCAACCAGGGGCGTGAAGCACGACGCAAGCAGCGCGAGGAACTGCGCGCCAAGCAGGAGAGCGTAGAACCGCCGGCCGACGATGCGTCAGCACAGGCGGCGATTCCGGCCGAAGTCAGGGAAGAGATTCCCCAGAAGATCGAGGCTGCGCTCAGCGAAGAGGGCGAGCGCGTTGAAGAAGCTCCGACCTTCGCCGTGCCGCAGACGACGAACATCGTCAACAACACCATCATAAACAATACGGTCAACAACACGACCATCAATAACATCACCGAGAACAATGTGACGGAAGTGCGCGTCGTCGAAGAGGTCGACAATCGTGTCATCCTCGGGGTTGGCGATCGCATCTTCGTGCGCGGCGACGACCGGCCGCGTCTGCGCCTGAATTCGGAGGAGAGCTACTACGAGAATCTTTCGCGAGGCCGCGTTCGCGAGACGATCGTTCGCCCGGGCGGCTATCGGATCGTCACCATCTACAACCAGTATGGGGACATCCTGACGCGCACGCGCGTCGATCGTGACGGCAACGAATACGTCATGATGTACGCGCCGGAATATGAAGAAGACCGGCCAACTATCGTCGACGTGGGTTACGACCTGCCGCCGATGCGTCTGACGATACCGGTGGACGAATATATCGTCGATGTCGCCGAGGATCCGGATCGGGACTATTACGAGTTCCTGTCCGAGCCGCCGGTAGAGAGGGTCGAGCGGGTCTACACCATCGATGAGGTCCGCCACTCCGCTCGCCTGCGCGACAAGGTTCGTCGTGTCGATCTCGACACCATCACCTTTGCAACGGGAAGCGCCGAAGTGTCGATGTCGCAGGCGAAGACCATGCGCAAGGTCGCGGAAGCGATGAACAAGATCCTGGACAAGGATCCGGGTGAAACCTTCTTTATCGAAGGTCACACCGATGCCGTCGGCAGCGACCAGTCCAATCTCGTCCTGTCCGACGAGCGTGCCGAATCGGTAGCGGTGCTCCTGACCGAGGTCTATGGGATCCCGGCTGAAAATCTCGTCACCCAGGGCTATGGCGAACGATTCCTCAAGATCCGGACCGATGGGCCGGAGCAGGAGAACCGGCGCGTCACGATCCGCCGCGTAACGCCGCTGGTCCGCCCGGTGGCGCAACGGTAA
- a CDS encoding ABC transporter substrate-binding protein, with protein MRISRRLAATASAAVFVLMTGVAMAEGEKVVIGTEGAYPPFNNLESDGTLTGFDIDIAKALCEEMKADCTFVTQDWDGIIPALIAKKFDAIVASMSITEERKQKVDFTNKYYNTPPAIVVPKDSPITEATAAALSGKLLGAQGSTTHSNYAEAHMKESEVKLYPTADEYKLDLANGRIDAAIDDVVVLSEWLKTDDGACCKLLGTLPIDPVINGEGAGIAVRKGDDALREKLNKAIEAIRANGKYKQINEKYFPFDVYGS; from the coding sequence ATGCGTATTTCCAGACGGCTGGCAGCCACCGCATCGGCTGCCGTTTTCGTGCTTATGACCGGCGTTGCCATGGCGGAAGGCGAGAAGGTCGTGATCGGCACCGAGGGCGCCTATCCGCCCTTCAACAATCTCGAGTCCGACGGCACGCTGACCGGCTTCGACATCGACATCGCCAAGGCGCTTTGCGAAGAGATGAAAGCCGATTGCACCTTCGTGACGCAGGATTGGGACGGCATCATTCCGGCGCTGATCGCCAAGAAATTCGATGCTATCGTCGCCTCGATGTCGATTACGGAAGAGCGTAAGCAGAAGGTCGACTTCACCAACAAATACTACAATACGCCACCGGCAATCGTCGTGCCGAAGGACTCGCCGATCACCGAGGCGACCGCTGCCGCCCTTTCCGGCAAATTGCTGGGCGCGCAGGGCTCGACGACACACTCCAACTATGCGGAAGCGCATATGAAGGAGTCGGAGGTGAAGCTCTATCCGACTGCGGATGAATACAAGCTCGACCTCGCAAACGGCCGCATCGACGCGGCGATCGACGACGTCGTCGTGCTCTCCGAGTGGCTCAAGACCGACGATGGCGCTTGCTGCAAGCTGCTCGGCACGCTGCCGATCGATCCCGTCATCAATGGCGAGGGCGCCGGCATCGCAGTGCGCAAGGGCGACGACGCCCTACGCGAAAAACTCAACAAGGCAATCGAGGCCATCCGCGCGAACGGCAAGTACAAGCAAATCAACGAAAAATACTTCCCCTTCGACGTCTACGGCAGCTGA
- a CDS encoding ABC transporter permease — MSGLFAALSSGLAWIGAIIDPLCGPAGVFRWFGSGTLLACGDAGWGDEIAYGFLVTASLAVATLPVGLIIGFFVALAKRSEEKSLRLAGNIYTTIFRGLPELLTLFIVYYGLQILVQQFLATVGYEGAVEINAFVAGMIALGVVFSAYCSEVLLSAFKAIPQGQYEAGDALGLHRGKTMRLIILPQLVRIALPGLGNLWMALLKDTALVSVVGLPDILRQTGIAARVTKHAFEFFGIACILFLVLAMVSSIVFSALERSTKRAEAGR; from the coding sequence ATGAGCGGACTGTTTGCCGCACTTTCCTCCGGTCTCGCCTGGATCGGTGCGATAATCGATCCGCTATGCGGTCCTGCAGGGGTTTTTCGCTGGTTCGGCTCTGGAACGCTTCTTGCGTGCGGCGATGCGGGTTGGGGCGATGAAATCGCCTATGGCTTCCTGGTCACCGCCAGCCTGGCGGTCGCAACGCTTCCGGTGGGGCTGATCATCGGCTTCTTCGTCGCGCTCGCAAAACGATCCGAGGAAAAATCCCTGCGACTGGCGGGCAACATCTATACGACGATCTTTCGGGGCTTGCCGGAACTCCTCACCCTTTTCATCGTCTATTACGGCCTGCAGATCCTGGTTCAGCAGTTCCTCGCGACGGTCGGCTATGAGGGTGCGGTCGAGATCAACGCCTTCGTGGCGGGGATGATCGCACTCGGAGTGGTCTTTTCGGCCTATTGTTCCGAGGTGCTGCTTTCGGCCTTCAAGGCCATTCCCCAGGGACAGTACGAAGCCGGTGACGCGCTCGGGCTGCATCGGGGCAAGACGATGCGTCTCATCATCCTGCCGCAGCTCGTCCGCATCGCGCTGCCCGGCCTCGGCAATCTCTGGATGGCGCTGCTGAAAGATACCGCCCTCGTGTCGGTCGTCGGCCTTCCCGACATTCTCCGGCAAACCGGAATTGCGGCGCGCGTGACCAAGCATGCCTTCGAGTTCTTCGGCATCGCCTGCATTCTTTTCCTCGTCCTGGCGATGGTCTCCTCCATCGTATTCTCGGCGCTCGAGCGTTCGACCAAACGCGCGGAGGCGGGCCGATGA
- a CDS encoding ABC transporter permease: MSIAETIIPPQAPPPAPPKPYTFSRFFGSVALGIWLALGVGIFLTVVNGWDPEKFTRYGPSFLSGLGVTLTLVICSILMGAVLSLPVALGRMSKNRLWGWLAYVYVYFFRGTPLITQLFLIYYGLGSFRPQLETVGLWWFFRDAWNCALFTFTLNTAAYQAEILRGAIESVPRGQREGAAALGLPERVAFFKVILPQAMIVALRPYGNEIILMIKGSAIVAIVTVFDLMGETRRAFSRTFDYQMYIWAAILYLLMVELLRNIWGWLEARLTRHLKR; this comes from the coding sequence ATGAGCATTGCCGAAACCATAATCCCTCCCCAGGCGCCGCCGCCCGCACCGCCGAAGCCTTACACCTTCTCGCGGTTTTTCGGCAGCGTGGCGCTCGGTATCTGGCTGGCCCTTGGAGTCGGCATCTTCCTGACGGTCGTCAACGGCTGGGACCCGGAAAAATTCACGCGCTACGGACCGAGTTTTCTCTCCGGCCTCGGCGTGACACTGACGCTCGTCATCTGCTCGATCCTTATGGGCGCGGTTCTTTCGCTGCCCGTGGCGCTCGGCCGCATGTCGAAGAACAGGCTTTGGGGCTGGCTTGCCTATGTCTATGTCTATTTCTTCCGCGGCACGCCGCTGATCACACAGCTCTTCCTCATCTATTACGGGCTCGGCAGCTTCCGTCCGCAACTCGAAACCGTCGGGCTTTGGTGGTTCTTCCGCGATGCCTGGAACTGCGCGCTCTTCACCTTCACGCTGAACACTGCCGCCTATCAGGCGGAAATCCTGCGCGGCGCCATCGAGAGCGTGCCGCGCGGCCAGCGCGAGGGCGCGGCCGCCCTCGGCCTGCCGGAGCGCGTCGCCTTCTTCAAGGTCATTCTGCCCCAGGCGATGATCGTGGCGCTGCGTCCCTACGGCAACGAAATCATCCTGATGATCAAAGGCTCGGCGATCGTGGCGATCGTCACGGTCTTCGACCTCATGGGTGAAACGCGACGCGCTTTCTCCCGGACCTTCGACTACCAGATGTATATCTGGGCAGCGATCCTGTACCTGCTGATGGTCGAATTGCTGCGCAACATCTGGGGTTGGCTGGAGGCTCGGCTGACGCGCCATCTGAAGCGCTGA
- a CDS encoding usg protein, whose protein sequence is MTNDMELQLKGYGLTTAQILYRMPDHPALLQTYIWQHYDIAPDFPEMRGFLKFWQEKLDGPLHSVRYVHRKLISATEWRALKGEFVLH, encoded by the coding sequence ATGACGAACGACATGGAACTGCAGCTCAAGGGTTACGGCCTAACGACCGCTCAGATACTTTATCGGATGCCCGACCATCCTGCTCTCCTGCAGACTTACATCTGGCAGCACTACGACATCGCGCCGGACTTTCCGGAAATGCGCGGCTTTCTGAAGTTCTGGCAGGAGAAGCTGGACGGCCCGCTGCATTCGGTACGTTACGTACACCGCAAGCTGATCTCGGCCACCGAGTGGCGTGCACTGAAAGGCGAGTTCGTCCTTCATTGA
- a CDS encoding SDR family oxidoreductase: MSEQKVAIVTAGGSGMGAVAARRMAAEGYRVAILSSSGKGEALARELGGIGVTGSNQSTDDLKRLVDSAYGAWGRVDALINSAGHGPRAPVLELTDEEWHRGMEVYFLNVVRPTRLVTPIMVEQKSGSIVNISTYAAFEPDPLFPTSGVFRSGLAAFTKLFSDRYAADNIRMNNVLPGFIDSLPETEERRQRIPMGRYGTSEEVAELIALLASDRGGYITGQNIRIDGGITRSV; the protein is encoded by the coding sequence ATGAGCGAACAGAAGGTGGCAATCGTCACAGCCGGCGGTTCCGGTATGGGAGCCGTCGCGGCACGGAGGATGGCAGCGGAGGGTTATCGGGTGGCCATCCTCTCCTCGTCCGGCAAGGGCGAGGCGCTCGCCAGGGAACTCGGCGGCATCGGTGTCACCGGATCGAACCAATCGACCGACGATCTGAAGCGGCTCGTCGATTCGGCCTATGGTGCCTGGGGGCGGGTCGACGCGCTGATCAATTCGGCAGGGCATGGCCCACGGGCTCCGGTGCTCGAACTCACCGACGAGGAATGGCACAGGGGAATGGAGGTCTATTTTCTCAATGTCGTGCGGCCGACCCGTCTGGTGACGCCGATCATGGTGGAGCAGAAATCCGGCAGTATCGTCAATATATCGACCTATGCCGCTTTTGAGCCCGACCCTCTCTTTCCGACATCGGGCGTGTTCCGTTCCGGGCTTGCCGCCTTCACCAAGCTCTTCTCCGACCGGTATGCCGCCGACAACATCCGCATGAACAATGTTCTGCCCGGCTTTATCGACAGCCTGCCGGAGACGGAGGAACGGCGTCAGCGTATACCCATGGGGCGTTACGGAACGTCGGAGGAAGTGGCCGAACTGATCGCACTGCTCGCAAGCGATCGCGGAGGCTATATCACCGGCCAAAACATCCGGATCGACGGCGGGATCACCCGTTCGGTCTGA
- a CDS encoding DUF2270 domain-containing protein → MSAELSPLTLETEMPERQAPPLPQTPQETINTIIHYYRGEIGRMAGWRDRIDRTSNWAITVVAAMLSVSLSTPSSHHGVLLFAMLLISLLLLIEARRYRFFDVYRARVRQLERGYFAQILCPEGSPSFKWSVSIAKSLRQPAFLMSYREAVCRRLQRNYCWMYLILLLAWAVKISSPKIAASGEPFGHVRSWADVAENAALGPVPGFAVAIGVALFYAVVLYGSLHRATGAGELAHGEVHV, encoded by the coding sequence ATGTCTGCCGAATTGAGCCCGTTGACATTGGAAACGGAGATGCCGGAGCGCCAGGCGCCGCCTTTGCCGCAGACACCGCAGGAGACGATCAACACGATCATTCATTACTATCGCGGCGAAATCGGGCGTATGGCGGGATGGCGGGACCGCATAGATCGGACTTCGAACTGGGCGATCACCGTCGTCGCGGCGATGCTTTCGGTCTCGCTCTCGACGCCGTCGTCCCATCACGGCGTACTCCTCTTCGCTATGCTGCTCATCAGCCTGCTCCTGCTGATCGAAGCTCGGCGTTATCGGTTCTTCGACGTCTATCGTGCCCGCGTGCGCCAATTGGAGCGCGGCTATTTCGCGCAGATTCTTTGTCCCGAAGGCTCGCCGAGCTTCAAATGGTCGGTGTCGATCGCCAAGAGCCTGCGCCAACCTGCGTTTCTGATGAGCTATCGGGAGGCCGTCTGCCGGCGGCTGCAGCGCAATTATTGCTGGATGTACCTGATCCTGCTCCTGGCCTGGGCCGTCAAGATTTCCTCGCCGAAGATTGCCGCGAGCGGCGAGCCTTTCGGCCATGTCCGCTCCTGGGCCGATGTGGCCGAGAACGCAGCCCTCGGTCCGGTACCGGGCTTTGCAGTGGCGATCGGCGTCGCGCTGTTTTATGCGGTCGTGCTCTACGGTTCGCTGCATAGGGCGACGGGCGCCGGCGAACTGGCTCATGGCGAGGTTCATGTCTGA
- a CDS encoding class I SAM-dependent DNA methyltransferase produces the protein MTQKSKKIDEEALAEAYNRALGLEKSGHFDAAAAAYREVLEIDPEDHGGAAVRLASMRRGETPLKASDAYVATLFDQHADVFDNVLVDQLHYCVPLLVRQRIQALGLGPFKRVLDLGCGTGLTGGALRDMAEDITGVDLSENMVEIAHEKDLYETLYVAEAVDFLDDNDDEPFDLIAATDVLPYIGALEPLFFGAVDNLVPGGLLIFSSESLEESTPAGQGFAVGPHQRFAHSETYLRERLAATGFGIVDINDITVRMEEGEPIAGQLVIARFKP, from the coding sequence ATGACGCAGAAAAGCAAAAAGATCGACGAGGAAGCTCTTGCGGAGGCATATAACCGCGCGCTTGGCCTGGAAAAGTCCGGGCATTTCGACGCGGCCGCCGCGGCCTACCGGGAAGTGCTGGAAATCGACCCGGAGGACCACGGCGGCGCTGCCGTCCGGCTGGCTTCGATGCGGCGCGGCGAGACGCCACTCAAGGCTTCGGATGCCTATGTCGCAACGCTTTTCGATCAGCATGCCGACGTCTTCGACAATGTTCTCGTCGACCAGCTCCACTATTGTGTACCGCTTCTGGTGCGCCAGCGGATTCAGGCGCTCGGGCTCGGACCGTTCAAGCGGGTCCTCGATCTTGGCTGCGGCACCGGACTGACCGGAGGCGCGCTGCGCGACATGGCCGAGGACATAACCGGCGTGGATCTTTCGGAAAACATGGTGGAAATCGCCCACGAGAAGGATCTCTACGAGACGCTTTATGTCGCAGAGGCGGTCGACTTTCTCGACGACAATGACGACGAACCGTTCGACCTGATCGCCGCAACCGACGTTCTGCCCTATATCGGCGCATTGGAGCCGCTGTTCTTCGGTGCGGTCGACAATCTGGTGCCGGGCGGGCTCCTGATCTTCTCGAGTGAGAGCCTGGAAGAGAGTACCCCTGCAGGGCAAGGCTTCGCCGTCGGCCCGCACCAGCGCTTCGCTCACTCGGAAACCTACCTGCGCGAACGGCTTGCGGCCACCGGGTTCGGGATTGTGGACATCAACGACATTACGGTGCGCATGGAGGAAGGCGAGCCGATTGCCGGTCAATTGGTGATCGCCCGTTTCAAACCCTGA
- a CDS encoding NAD(P)-dependent oxidoreductase produces MAKVAFIGLGVMGYPMAGHLKSRGGHEVTVYNRTAAKAEQWAAEFGGGTAATPAEAAKDQDFVFACVGNDDDLRSVTTGENGAFETIAPGAIFIDNTTASAEVARELYAAAAAKGVHFIDAPVSGGQAGAENGVLTVMCGGDAGAFDRAKPVIEAYARMVGLMGPAGAGQLTKMINQICIAGLVQGLAEGIHFGKKSGLDIEKVIEVISKGAAGSWQMENRHKTMNEGKYDFGFAVDWMRKDLDIVLAEARRNGAKLPVTALVDQFYAEVQALGGNRWDTSSLLARLEK; encoded by the coding sequence ATGGCCAAAGTCGCATTCATCGGTCTCGGCGTCATGGGGTACCCGATGGCCGGTCATCTGAAGTCCCGCGGCGGGCATGAGGTCACGGTCTACAACCGGACCGCGGCCAAGGCGGAGCAATGGGCGGCCGAATTCGGCGGCGGGACTGCGGCGACGCCGGCCGAAGCGGCCAAGGACCAGGACTTCGTCTTCGCCTGCGTCGGCAATGACGACGACCTCCGTTCCGTTACCACCGGTGAGAACGGCGCCTTCGAAACGATCGCACCCGGGGCGATCTTCATCGACAACACGACGGCATCGGCCGAGGTTGCGCGCGAGCTCTATGCGGCCGCAGCGGCGAAGGGCGTGCATTTCATCGACGCCCCTGTCTCCGGCGGCCAGGCCGGAGCGGAGAATGGCGTGCTCACCGTCATGTGCGGCGGCGATGCGGGCGCCTTCGACAGGGCCAAGCCGGTTATCGAGGCCTACGCCCGCATGGTCGGCTTGATGGGCCCCGCCGGTGCCGGCCAGCTGACCAAAATGATCAATCAGATCTGTATCGCCGGCCTCGTTCAGGGACTTGCCGAGGGAATCCACTTCGGCAAGAAATCCGGGCTCGACATCGAGAAAGTCATCGAGGTGATCTCCAAGGGGGCGGCCGGCTCCTGGCAGATGGAAAATCGCCACAAGACCATGAACGAAGGCAAGTATGACTTCGGCTTCGCCGTCGACTGGATGCGCAAGGATCTGGATATCGTCCTCGCCGAAGCCCGGCGCAACGGCGCCAAGCTGCCGGTAACCGCTCTCGTCGACCAATTCTACGCCGAAGTTCAGGCGCTCGGCGGCAATCGCTGGGATACGTCCTCCCTGCTTGCCCGTCTCGAAAAATGA
- a CDS encoding DNA alkylation repair protein produces the protein MTLGPASTAEDIIKRLRTLGSDENIAGMARFGIAIETALGVSNVELRRVARLVKTDHARALALWNSGIREARLLAAFTVDPEALTLEAARQWADSCDSWEVVDTVADLLVGARLEAVLVPEFAADEREFVRRLAFAMIATAAVHLKNEPDATLLAWLPLIETHATDQRNFVKKAVNWALRQIGKRSPACHAPALALAEKLAASTDRAARWTGKDALRELTTGKVRQRLGLPESTSSIQA, from the coding sequence ATGACGCTTGGCCCGGCGTCGACGGCAGAAGACATCATCAAGCGCCTCCGCACCCTTGGCTCGGACGAGAACATTGCCGGCATGGCGCGCTTCGGCATTGCGATCGAAACCGCCCTGGGGGTCTCAAATGTAGAGCTCCGCCGCGTCGCCCGCCTGGTAAAGACCGATCATGCCCGCGCGCTGGCCCTCTGGAACTCAGGCATCCGCGAAGCGCGGCTATTGGCAGCTTTCACCGTGGACCCGGAGGCGCTGACGCTTGAGGCGGCGCGGCAATGGGCTGACAGCTGCGACTCCTGGGAGGTCGTGGATACCGTCGCCGATCTCCTCGTCGGAGCGCGACTGGAGGCCGTGCTCGTTCCCGAATTCGCCGCTGATGAGCGGGAATTCGTTCGCCGCCTGGCTTTTGCGATGATCGCAACAGCCGCCGTGCATCTCAAGAACGAGCCGGATGCGACGCTGCTTGCCTGGCTGCCGCTGATCGAGACGCATGCAACCGACCAGCGCAATTTCGTGAAGAAGGCTGTCAACTGGGCGCTCAGGCAGATCGGCAAGCGCAGCCCCGCTTGCCACGCCCCCGCCCTGGCGCTCGCGGAAAAACTCGCGGCAAGCACGGATCGCGCCGCCCGATGGACTGGCAAGGATGCGCTGCGCGAGCTGACGACCGGCAAGGTCCGCCAGCGGCTGGGGCTTCCCGAGAGCACGTCGTCAATCCAGGCTTGA
- a CDS encoding Lrp/AsnC family transcriptional regulator: MDRLDRKILRLLQEDSTLAVADLAKKVGLSTTPCWRRIQKMEEEGVIRRRVALLDPVKVNTKVTVFVSVRTNSHSMEWLRRFSEVVADFPEVVEFYRMSGDVDYLLRVVVPDIAAYDAFYKRLIAKIEIRDVSSAFAMEQIKYTTQLPLDYMVIDQAKSSED, from the coding sequence ATGGATCGTCTAGACCGCAAGATTCTGCGCCTTTTGCAGGAAGACTCGACCTTGGCTGTGGCCGACCTCGCCAAGAAGGTTGGGCTTTCCACGACGCCATGCTGGCGGCGTATCCAGAAGATGGAAGAGGAAGGCGTGATCCGGCGCCGTGTTGCGCTTCTCGATCCGGTGAAGGTGAACACGAAGGTCACCGTATTCGTGTCGGTGCGCACCAATTCGCATTCGATGGAGTGGCTGCGGCGGTTCTCCGAAGTCGTGGCGGATTTCCCGGAAGTGGTGGAATTCTATCGCATGAGCGGCGACGTGGATTATCTCCTGCGCGTGGTCGTGCCGGATATCGCGGCCTATGATGCCTTCTACAAGCGTCTGATCGCCAAGATTGAGATCCGGGACGTTTCCTCGGCCTTCGCCATGGAACAGATCAAGTATACGACGCAGTTGCCGCTCGATTACATGGTCATCGATCAGGCAAAGTCGAGCGAGGATTAG
- a CDS encoding uracil-DNA glycosylase family protein, protein MTEEDLEALRAAISACRRCRDQPARGEAYRLPHEPRPVAVLSASARILIAGQAPGLRVHESGLPFNDASGDRLRQWLSVDRAAFYNPQNFAIVPMGFCFPGYDRHGSDLPPRGECAPLWRQRVMDAMPQIELVLAVGRHAQRWHLGKHCPGSMTETVRDWQRCAKSTSGVSVLPLPHPSWRNTGWLRRNPWFEAELLPFLRERVRALTI, encoded by the coding sequence TTGACTGAGGAGGACCTGGAGGCGTTACGGGCGGCGATCTCCGCCTGCCGCCGCTGCCGCGACCAGCCGGCGCGCGGCGAGGCTTACCGGCTGCCGCACGAGCCGAGGCCGGTGGCGGTGCTTTCCGCTTCGGCGCGGATATTGATCGCCGGGCAGGCGCCGGGGTTGCGGGTGCATGAAAGCGGGCTTCCCTTCAACGATGCGTCGGGCGACCGGCTGCGGCAATGGCTGTCGGTGGACCGGGCGGCATTCTACAATCCGCAAAACTTCGCCATCGTGCCGATGGGTTTCTGTTTCCCGGGTTACGACAGACATGGCAGCGACCTGCCGCCGAGGGGTGAGTGCGCGCCGCTCTGGCGGCAGAGGGTCATGGATGCCATGCCCCAGATCGAGCTGGTGCTGGCGGTCGGCCGCCATGCGCAGCGTTGGCATCTCGGAAAGCACTGTCCCGGATCCATGACGGAGACGGTACGCGACTGGCAACGCTGCGCGAAAAGCACTTCCGGCGTCTCCGTATTGCCGCTGCCGCATCCGAGCTGGCGCAATACCGGCTGGCTCCGGCGCAATCCCTGGTTCGAGGCCGAGTTGTTACCCTTTCTGCGTGAACGGGTGAGGGCGCTGACGATCTGA